A segment of the Candidatus Thermoplasmatota archaeon genome:
GTGTTCGGCGACGGTGAGGCCGCCGTGCCGGCGAACAGCGAGGATCCCCTCGCTGCCGTCCCGCCCCGAGCCGCTCAAGAGCACCGCAACGGCCCCCTCGCCAAACTCGCGCCCGATGGATTGGAACAGGCGGTCGATGCTGGGCCGGGAGAAATGGACGCGCGGGCTTCGCGTGAGCCGGATCCGTCCTTTGGAAACCTCCAGGTGATGATCCGGCTTCGCGACGTAGACCGTCCCGGCGGCCAAGCGTCGTCCGTGGACGGCTTCGTGGACAGGCAGCTTCGACCGACGCTGCAGGAGAGCGGCCATCCGACTCGGGTGGTCGGGGTCGAGGTGCAAGACGACAAGGATCGGAACCGGAAAATCCGTCGGGAGTGCGCCCAGGACGGACTGGAGGGCAGCGATCCCACCCGCGGAGGCCCCAATTGCCACCGCGCGAGGGGGCCCGCTGCTGGCACGACGCGACAAGCTTGCAGCGGTACCGGGCCGCCGCCGGTGCTTTTCGGCGATGATCTCCCCCGTGGGTCAAACGCCAAGCGGGGTCAAATAGTCTCAGAGGCGGCAAACGGGATCGTCGTTGCGAAACGGGCTTCGCGCTCGAAGCGGCCGGAGGCGGGCCAGCGGGCGCCCACCTACACCCTCTTCACGAACACGTACCGCGTCGGCACGCGCAGCACGGCCCCCGTGAAATAGCCGCACGTGAGGCACTTGAGCTCGAAGGACGTGGTCTTGTCCTCGATCGTCTTGTTCTTGATGCGCGCAAGCCGCGCGCCGCAGACGGGACATTCCTTGAGCCCTTTGCGACGGCCGTCGGTCCTGCGGGTCTTCATCTCGAGCTGCGCGAAGCCCGAGGCGATCGCGAGCTTGCGGACGCGGGGGAGCGAGACGCCGTAGCCGGGGTCGATCTTGCGGAGGACCTCGTCGACCAGGCGCTTGAGAAGCTTCTGACTGCGGACGATGCCGCGTTTTCCCATGACCTGCGTGATCGCCGACACGACCTCCTCGTCGGAGGGAATCTTGTACGCCCGCGGGCCCACGCGGGGAAGAGGGGGAAGGGAATAGAAAAGGGATTGGAAAGAGGATAGGAAACCCCGGGGAAGGAGGCTGGCGTTTTCCCCGGGAATTCCTCGAGCGCCGCTGCAAGCGGCGATCGATGGGGGGAGGTCGTTTTGATCGAGACCCGCGGCCTTCAGTTCACCCAGGGAAGGTCGAGACCCGGGCGCGTGGTGACGGGCGCGGGCGCGACGCGGCGTCCGTTGGAAACCGGGGCGGTGGCGCCGGAGCCTTCCTTGGGAACGTTGTCCGTCTGCACGCCCGTCATGATGGCCATGACGCGCATGCGGCCCTCGAAGGCCGGGTTCACGCGGGCGCCCCAGATGACGTTTGCCTTCTGATCGAGGTCGACGGTCAGCGCCTGCGCGACGTCCTCGGCGGCCTTGAGCGAAAGGTCGGGGCCGCCCGTGATGTGCAGCAGGCAGCCGGTGGCGCCGCGGTAGTCCACGTCGAGGAGCGGGTGGTTGAGCGCCTCGGCGACGACCTTGTTGGGCTCGTTGCTCTTGGCCTCGCCGTAGAGCATGACGGCCACGCCTCCGCAGCCCATGATGGTGCGGACGTCGGCGTAGTCGAGGTTGATGAGCGAGGGTTGCGTGATCGTCTCGCTGATGCCCTTCACGGTTTCGCTGATGAGCTGGTCCATGACCGAGAAGGCCTGGTCGATGGGGAGGTTCGGGACGAACTTCAGCAAGCGGTTGTTGTCGAGGACGACGACGGTGTCGGCCGCCTTGCGCAGCTTGTTGAGGCCCTCGTCGCCCTTGACGAGGCGAGCGCGCTCGACGTTGAAGGGCGTGGACACCATGCCGATCACGATGGCGCCCTTCTTCTTGGCGATGTTGGCCACCACGGGCGCGGTGCCGGTGCCGGTGCCGCCGCCCATGCCCGCCGTGATGAACACGAGGTCGGCGCCTTCGAGGAGCTCCTCGATGTAGGGCTGGGCCATCTCGGCGCAGCGCTCGGCCACCTCGGGGTAGCCGCCGGCGCCAAGGCCGCGGGTGATCGAGCGGCCGATGAGGAGCTTCTTGTCCGCCTGGATGTGGTCCAGGTGCATCTTGTCGGTGTTGATGGCGATGGTCTCCGCGCCCTTGATGCCCATCTGGGCCATGCGATTCACCGAGTTGTTTCCGGCGCCACCGCAGCCGACGATGACGATCTTGGGGTCGTAGAAGGCCTCAAACTCGGGGTCGTCGCTGGAGACCGCTTCCGTGCTTTTCATCGCGTTCGAGATCAACGTTTGCATCCCTTGTTCCTCCGGATCGTGTGTCCGAGGGGACTTGCGCTCCCCCTCCAAAGCGTGACGCCAAGCGCGGGGAGGGCGGTGCGTTCCGCCCTCCCGGCCCGGCGCGGCGTATCAGAGCCGTCCGTAGCATGCGCTACGGGTGCATCCCATCTGCCGCGACGGCGTCGCGGCGCGCCCGTGCATCCCATCCGTTCCCCCGCAAGGCGGCCCTCGCGGTGGACGTAGCGAGAGGAATCCGTTTCCGGCACCTCTCCCCCGGCCTTCTGCATCCCATCCCCGATCCTGCATCCCCAGGACGTGAGGCCTTCGCACTACTTTCGCGCGAACCGATCGAGGGCGTCGACCTGGGCCTCGATCTCGCGCAGCTTCTGGAGCTTCTCCAGCCGCTCCGCGAGGCTTCCGGCCCTCGAGTTCACGAGTTCGCGCACGGCCTGCCGAATCGCTTCGGACAGGTTCGTGAACTCGCCGAGCTTGACGAGCGTCTCCAGAGTGCGCACCTGCTCCGATGGAAGCCGGATGGTCACGCGCTCTGTCTCCTGCACGTCGGTCCCTCGAACAACGGCCTGCCAGCGCACGGACGCTACGCGGCCAAGAGTCGCCTCTTGTCACCCAGCATACGTCTTTTGTCAGACGTTGTCAGACAAGCGTATAGAAAGCCGGGCTATTAATAGATTTTGATTTTCGGAATGTGATACAAATCGGGCTTGTGGGGCGGTCAGCGGGCCGCCAAGTGCTCGGCAAGGCCCGGCGTGAGGAGGACCCGGCCGTCCACGACGGGGTATCCATAGGGCAGGACCGTGA
Coding sequences within it:
- the ftsZ gene encoding cell division protein FtsZ codes for the protein MQTLISNAMKSTEAVSSDDPEFEAFYDPKIVIVGCGGAGNNSVNRMAQMGIKGAETIAINTDKMHLDHIQADKKLLIGRSITRGLGAGGYPEVAERCAEMAQPYIEELLEGADLVFITAGMGGGTGTGTAPVVANIAKKKGAIVIGMVSTPFNVERARLVKGDEGLNKLRKAADTVVVLDNNRLLKFVPNLPIDQAFSVMDQLISETVKGISETITQPSLINLDYADVRTIMGCGGVAVMLYGEAKSNEPNKVVAEALNHPLLDVDYRGATGCLLHITGGPDLSLKAAEDVAQALTVDLDQKANVIWGARVNPAFEGRMRVMAIMTGVQTDNVPKEGSGATAPVSNGRRVAPAPVTTRPGLDLPWVN
- a CDS encoding ribbon-helix-helix domain-containing protein encodes the protein MQETERVTIRLPSEQVRTLETLVKLGEFTNLSEAIRQAVRELVNSRAGSLAERLEKLQKLREIEAQVDALDRFARK